The sequence below is a genomic window from Microbacterium abyssi.
TTGCCGCTGGCGGTCAGTCCTTGCGATACCCCGTGCGTCCCATGGCGAAGAGAGCGCCGACGGTGAAGATGGTGGCGCACACGGCCATGGCGCCGATCAGCCAGAGGATGGCGTGCGAGAGGAAAGCACCGTCGATCATGCCGGACTCCGATTTCTGCGGGGGACGAGGACTGTGTTTCAGCCTATCTGGTCATCGGGTACGATAGAGGAGTTCCTCGGCGAGGGATGCTTCGCGTGCGCGGCATCCGTGATCGACGCGGCGAATACAGCCTCGTGGCTTTTTCGCACGTCTGCGTCGGGAAGCCGATCACAAGACCACCACGCGGCGAGCAGTTCGCCGCGTGCCCCGAAGGAGAATCAATGTCTGAGGACACCAAGGTCCACGCCGAGGTCCGCGACCAGTTCGGCAAGGGCTTCGCCCGCCGTCTGCGCGCCGCCGGCAAGATCCCCGCCGTCATCTACGGCCACGGCACCGAGCCCGTGCATGTCGCGCTGCCCGGCCACCAGGTCTCGCTCATCATCCGCCGTGCCAACGCGCTGCTCGAGCTCGACATCGACGGCAAGGACCAGCTCGCTCTGGTCAAGGACGTCCAGAAGGACCCGGTGCGCCAGATCATCGAGCACATCGACCTCCTCGTCGTGAAGAAGGGTGAGAAGATCCAGGTCGACGTTCCCGTCATCGTCACGGGCGAGCCGTTCGCCGGCACCGTCGCCAACCTCGACGCGACGTCGATCACCGTCGAGGTCGAGGCCACGCACATCCCGGAGCACGTCGAGGTCTCCGTCGAGGGTCTGGAAGAGGGCCAGCACATCACGGCCGCCGACGTGAAGCTGCCCAAGGGTGCAACGCTTCTCGCCGACCCCGAGACGCTCGTCGTCGCGATCTACGTGCCGACCGAAGAGGCCGCTGCCGAGCCCGAGGAGGGCGCTGAGGCTGCTGAGGGCGAGGCTGCCGCAGAGGCTCCCGCCGAAGAGGCCGCTGCAGAGTAATCACCTGCTTTCTGCAGAGGGGACGCGAGCACATCGCGTCCCCTCTGTCGTATCCTGACCTGTCGTAACGGACGTCGAGAGATGAGAGACG
It includes:
- a CDS encoding 50S ribosomal protein L25/general stress protein Ctc, coding for MSEDTKVHAEVRDQFGKGFARRLRAAGKIPAVIYGHGTEPVHVALPGHQVSLIIRRANALLELDIDGKDQLALVKDVQKDPVRQIIEHIDLLVVKKGEKIQVDVPVIVTGEPFAGTVANLDATSITVEVEATHIPEHVEVSVEGLEEGQHITAADVKLPKGATLLADPETLVVAIYVPTEEAAAEPEEGAEAAEGEAAAEAPAEEAAAE